One part of the Sphingobacterium sp. LZ7M1 genome encodes these proteins:
- a CDS encoding cytochrome b/b6 domain-containing protein has protein sequence MSMQRNFTVFHRLLHWIMAFAMPVLFITGFLRMYWMGKNNIIPVLEKQVSGISKEQVSEVVKGIREPMWEWHELFAHIMIFSFLARIIYMLVKGIRFPNPFLKVQSLKERLQGLTYVYFYLFVMISAATGICIEKGFFSQWKESIESVHKWGLYWFPIFVVLHLLGVFIAETTDKKGITSKMIGGDKEEKS, from the coding sequence ATGAGTATGCAACGAAATTTTACCGTTTTCCATCGCCTGTTACATTGGATTATGGCTTTTGCAATGCCCGTTCTTTTCATAACAGGTTTTCTTAGGATGTACTGGATGGGCAAAAATAACATAATCCCTGTTTTAGAAAAGCAAGTTTCAGGCATTTCAAAAGAGCAGGTTTCTGAGGTTGTGAAGGGTATCCGTGAACCTATGTGGGAATGGCATGAGCTTTTTGCACATATTATGATTTTTTCTTTTCTAGCTAGGATTATCTATATGCTCGTTAAGGGGATCAGGTTTCCCAATCCATTCCTGAAGGTTCAGTCCTTAAAGGAGCGCTTACAAGGACTTACCTATGTCTATTTCTATCTTTTTGTAATGATCTCAGCAGCAACTGGAATCTGTATAGAAAAAGGCTTTTTTAGTCAATGGAAAGAAAGCATAGAAAGTGTCCATAAATGGGGACTTTACTGGTTTCCTATATTTGTGGTACTCCACTTGCTGGGAGTTTTTATCGCCGAAACTACAGACAAAAAAGGGATTACATCTAAAATGATAGGAGGGGATAAAGAGGAGAAATCTTAA
- a CDS encoding SPFH domain-containing protein — protein sequence MEKIIKPTSGYLALGILFLSLLGIIFSFIQIGSHGQIGYVPVLVILFIVFIVIVKGLIIVNPNHSRVLNLFGKYVGTIKANGLFFINPFYTAQKISLRSENLQGQTLKVNDKLGNPIEIAAVIVWKIGDTYKAAYEVQSYMDYVRVQSEAAVRHLAVSFAYDSFEDENADLTLRDGGEDVNKILESELSARLSKAGVVVEEARITHLAYAPEIAGAMLQRQQASAIVAARAKIVEGAVGMVEMALQKLSDKNIVELDDERKAAMVSNLMVVLCGEKAAQPIVNAGTLYN from the coding sequence ATGGAAAAGATCATTAAACCAACATCAGGCTATTTAGCATTAGGGATATTGTTTTTAAGCCTTCTAGGAATTATTTTCTCATTTATTCAGATAGGCTCACATGGGCAGATTGGATATGTACCAGTCTTGGTGATCCTGTTCATTGTTTTTATAGTAATCGTGAAAGGGTTGATCATTGTCAATCCAAACCATTCCCGTGTTTTGAATCTATTTGGTAAATATGTTGGCACCATCAAGGCAAATGGTCTGTTTTTTATCAATCCATTCTATACGGCGCAGAAAATTAGCCTTAGATCAGAAAACTTACAGGGCCAGACCTTGAAGGTGAACGATAAATTGGGTAATCCAATTGAGATTGCGGCAGTAATCGTTTGGAAAATTGGTGATACCTACAAGGCGGCTTATGAGGTACAGAGCTATATGGACTACGTGAGGGTTCAGAGCGAAGCTGCTGTACGACATCTTGCCGTAAGTTTTGCCTATGATAGTTTTGAGGATGAGAATGCTGACCTAACCTTGAGAGATGGGGGTGAAGATGTCAATAAAATCTTGGAATCCGAGCTGTCAGCACGTCTATCCAAAGCTGGGGTAGTGGTAGAAGAGGCTAGGATTACGCATCTGGCCTATGCACCAGAAATTGCAGGGGCAATGTTGCAGCGTCAACAGGCTTCAGCAATTGTAGCTGCCAGAGCAAAAATCGTTGAAGGTGCTGTCGGTATGGTTGAAATGGCACTCCAAAAGCTATCGGACAAGAATATTGTGGAATTGGACGATGAGCGAAAAGCTGCGATGGTCAGTAATTTGATGGTGGTTCTCTGTGGAGAGAAGGCCGCACAACCTATTGTAAATGCAGGAACCCTTTATAATTAA
- a CDS encoding Arc family DNA binding domain-containing protein, protein MKKSFVIRVDEETFKLLEAWAQDEFRSVNGQIEFLIHQGLQKSGRMKKTKAKNTNGSVDESN, encoded by the coding sequence ATGAAAAAGAGTTTTGTGATCAGGGTAGATGAAGAAACCTTTAAGCTATTGGAAGCCTGGGCTCAGGATGAATTTAGGAGCGTTAATGGACAGATAGAATTTCTGATCCATCAAGGTTTGCAGAAATCTGGCCGAATGAAAAAAACAAAAGCAAAAAACACAAATGGATCAGTTGATGAAAGCAACTGA
- a CDS encoding LPXTG cell wall anchor domain-containing protein gives MKPKTIVIAVLLALLAIVLFNNKEEASFWLFGDIRTSKLIILGIFFLLGVIVGAILFRRKNKHPKEYGITNTVNPTEDQLFLGNDDEMSDDDREYIRRD, from the coding sequence ATGAAACCAAAGACCATTGTAATCGCCGTATTATTGGCCTTATTAGCCATTGTCCTTTTCAACAATAAAGAGGAAGCTTCATTTTGGCTATTTGGGGACATCCGCACTTCGAAATTGATTATTCTAGGGATATTTTTTCTTCTAGGGGTCATTGTCGGTGCTATTCTATTTAGAAGAAAGAACAAGCACCCAAAGGAATATGGGATTACCAATACGGTGAATCCTACCGAAGATCAATTGTTTTTAGGGAATGATGATGAAATGTCGGATGATGACAGAGAATATATCCGGAGGGACTAA
- a CDS encoding PLP-dependent cysteine synthase family protein, with protein sequence MIKDFIGNTPLRREDFLSKKYGTNILIKEEFYNPGKSSKDRAAWFMVEDAIKRNKIVEGGTFVEASSGNTGISIALIAKELGYRSKIFVSASCSDEKIKLLESYGAEIERCDNSNGLHVFNSTQYLAQAFCSNNPNTYFTNQYYNSNNIKAHYITTGPEIWLQTNTAVTHVLVGVGTGGSISGIGRYLKERNPAIKIWGVEPKNSVYHLFMDNKPIPEEEVRFDAIEGIGRTFIPGAFDKQVVDHIFQIGKDKSEAIAHQYLEECGDLLGFSSAAVLATLDENIERMNLKETDQVVLFFPDHGTRYINKLYQDFYPQPKVKENYNASI encoded by the coding sequence TTGATAAAGGATTTTATTGGGAATACACCGTTAAGAAGGGAGGATTTTTTATCCAAGAAATATGGAACAAACATCTTAATCAAGGAGGAGTTCTATAATCCTGGAAAATCATCTAAAGATAGGGCCGCATGGTTTATGGTTGAAGATGCCATTAAGCGCAATAAAATTGTTGAGGGAGGCACATTTGTCGAAGCAAGTAGTGGTAATACCGGTATTAGCATCGCTCTGATCGCAAAAGAGCTTGGCTATAGGTCGAAGATATTTGTTTCTGCCAGTTGTTCTGATGAAAAGATTAAATTATTGGAGAGCTATGGTGCAGAAATTGAACGATGCGATAATTCCAATGGTTTGCATGTTTTCAATTCCACTCAATATCTTGCACAGGCTTTTTGTTCCAACAATCCCAATACCTATTTTACGAACCAATACTATAACTCAAACAACATCAAAGCACATTATATTACAACAGGACCGGAGATTTGGCTGCAGACAAATACTGCAGTCACCCATGTTTTGGTAGGTGTTGGTACAGGTGGTTCCATTTCAGGAATTGGAAGGTATTTAAAGGAGCGTAATCCCGCGATCAAGATCTGGGGGGTTGAACCAAAGAATTCCGTCTATCATCTGTTTATGGACAATAAACCAATCCCTGAGGAAGAAGTCCGTTTTGATGCCATAGAAGGTATTGGCCGGACATTTATTCCAGGAGCATTTGACAAACAAGTAGTCGATCATATCTTTCAAATCGGAAAAGATAAATCAGAAGCCATCGCCCATCAATATCTGGAGGAATGTGGTGATTTATTGGGGTTTTCAAGTGCAGCGGTCTTGGCCACTTTGGATGAGAACATTGAAAGAATGAATTTAAAAGAAACGGATCAAGTGGTCTTGTTTTTTCCAGACCATGGTACTCGCTATATTAACAAGTTATATCAGGATTTTTATCCTCAACCTAAGGTAAAGGAAAACTATAATGCATCAATATAA
- a CDS encoding DUF6695 family protein has protein sequence MHQYNDIAIPIAWPDQTARGDELWMAILKKLGIVKNLNFKVGHAAIVLIERKSGDLRYFDFGRYIVPRGFGRARSSEFDPRLELHSKATFSEDNQLMNFEEILIELSKKESATHGAGRLLCSIAENVSFRKGVEYAESLVDKGPILYGAIAPNNNSCSRYVAQILVNAMEKNDPRCNKIFFPECLKASPTSNVVNAVDDNEIYCFHNGVLEKKRMGRWESLKFQVDLLKPNFLKSRSHEVPDDLLLGFIEEPKRPKDLPNKAEWLGGLGEGCWYSISANLDEAEISKFNHKGEVEYSVIGTTDAAYSDLHDFKFSYHVHHKKHLVKQNDKEMVFKTLDINNLNLKQSI, from the coding sequence ATGCATCAATATAATGATATCGCAATTCCAATAGCTTGGCCCGACCAAACGGCGAGGGGTGATGAGTTATGGATGGCCATATTAAAGAAATTAGGGATAGTAAAGAACCTTAATTTCAAGGTAGGGCATGCAGCAATAGTTTTAATTGAAAGAAAGTCTGGAGATCTCAGGTATTTTGACTTTGGACGTTATATCGTTCCTCGAGGATTTGGAAGAGCGCGATCCAGTGAGTTTGATCCAAGGTTGGAGTTGCACAGTAAAGCTACCTTTTCGGAAGACAATCAATTGATGAATTTTGAAGAGATCCTCATCGAATTGTCCAAAAAAGAATCTGCTACCCATGGGGCAGGCCGGTTGTTATGTTCAATCGCCGAAAATGTTTCCTTTCGGAAAGGAGTAGAATATGCCGAATCCCTGGTAGATAAGGGACCTATTTTGTACGGAGCCATCGCTCCGAATAATAACAGTTGTTCACGGTATGTAGCCCAGATCTTGGTCAATGCGATGGAAAAGAATGATCCGCGCTGTAATAAAATCTTTTTTCCGGAATGCCTGAAGGCAAGTCCTACCAGCAATGTTGTCAATGCTGTTGATGATAATGAGATCTATTGTTTCCACAATGGCGTTTTGGAAAAGAAAAGGATGGGACGTTGGGAGTCATTAAAATTCCAGGTCGATCTCTTGAAACCTAATTTCTTGAAATCAAGGTCGCATGAAGTTCCTGATGATCTTTTATTGGGTTTTATCGAAGAACCTAAAAGGCCAAAGGACCTTCCGAACAAGGCAGAGTGGCTTGGTGGATTGGGTGAAGGTTGTTGGTATTCCATTTCAGCAAATCTAGATGAAGCTGAAATAAGTAAGTTCAACCATAAAGGAGAGGTTGAATACTCCGTAATCGGAACTACAGATGCTGCATACAGTGATTTACATGATTTTAAGTTTAGTTATCATGTTCACCATAAAAAGCATCTCGTTAAACAGAATGATAAGGAAATGGTGTTTAAGACACTAGATATTAATAATTTAAATTTAAAACAATCTATCTAA
- the panD gene encoding aspartate 1-decarboxylase — protein MELKILKAKIHTVKVTEANVSYNGSITIDADLLDAAGIVKYEQVYINNAVNGSRIMTYVLPGKRGSGEVCMNGGAALHAKVGDTVHILSFVNLSPEEAETYQPTLVFTEGNNEIKSVEKYNY, from the coding sequence ATGGAATTAAAAATTTTAAAAGCAAAAATTCATACCGTAAAAGTAACAGAGGCAAATGTGAGCTATAATGGTTCTATCACCATTGATGCAGATTTATTGGATGCTGCTGGTATTGTAAAATATGAGCAGGTATATATCAATAATGCTGTAAATGGTAGTCGTATCATGACTTATGTCCTTCCTGGCAAGAGAGGAAGTGGCGAAGTATGTATGAATGGTGGTGCAGCATTACATGCTAAAGTAGGCGACACTGTACACATTCTTTCTTTTGTGAACTTAAGTCCTGAAGAGGCAGAAACCTATCAACCGACTTTGGTCTTTACGGAAGGTAATAATGAAATTAAATCTGTAGAGAAATATAACTACTAA